In Leptospira stimsonii, a single window of DNA contains:
- the tsaD gene encoding tRNA (adenosine(37)-N6)-threonylcarbamoyltransferase complex transferase subunit TsaD, with the protein MIGMGIETSCDETSIGIVRDGKELLSLRIFSQIDLHKPYGGIVPEIASRAHLEKINLLLEEAMEEAKVSFEELSYVAVTSSPGLTGSLMVGAQMARCIHMVYGTPILPVCHLQSHFAVLHLEGVPTEFPVLGLLLSGGNSAIYNLKEFGRMELVGDTMDDALGEAFDKVAGLLNLPYPGGPFIEAKALEYKPSLDEKPILPPLLRNLPQDQVSFSFSGLKTAVMVLLEKQKDISQEQICWNFQNSAFDLVERNLKRAVQKTGIRRVFAGGGVLANSTLQKRLQTWAEKNSVELFSPKKKIYCTDNGAMVATLGYYLFRKGYKRDIDFTVSPSRQEIFS; encoded by the coding sequence ATGATCGGGATGGGAATCGAAACCAGTTGTGACGAGACCTCGATCGGAATCGTCCGCGATGGGAAGGAACTCCTCAGTCTCCGGATTTTTAGTCAAATCGATCTTCACAAACCCTATGGAGGAATCGTGCCTGAGATCGCTTCGCGCGCTCACTTGGAAAAGATCAATCTCCTCTTGGAAGAAGCGATGGAAGAAGCCAAGGTCTCCTTCGAAGAACTTTCCTACGTTGCGGTGACTTCTTCCCCCGGATTGACCGGATCCTTGATGGTCGGAGCTCAGATGGCCCGTTGTATCCACATGGTCTATGGAACTCCGATCTTACCGGTCTGTCATCTTCAGTCTCACTTTGCAGTCCTTCATCTGGAGGGAGTGCCCACAGAATTCCCGGTCCTCGGCCTTCTTTTGTCCGGGGGCAATTCCGCAATTTACAATCTGAAAGAATTCGGGAGAATGGAACTTGTCGGAGACACGATGGACGACGCCTTGGGAGAAGCCTTTGATAAGGTGGCGGGACTCTTGAATCTTCCTTATCCCGGAGGTCCTTTTATCGAGGCCAAGGCTCTGGAATACAAACCCTCGCTGGATGAAAAGCCGATTCTTCCTCCCCTCTTACGAAATCTTCCCCAAGACCAGGTTTCCTTTTCTTTCAGCGGGCTCAAAACCGCCGTGATGGTTCTCCTCGAGAAGCAAAAAGATATTTCCCAAGAACAAATCTGCTGGAATTTCCAGAATTCCGCTTTTGATCTTGTCGAAAGAAATCTCAAACGCGCAGTTCAGAAAACCGGGATTCGGAGGGTTTTTGCGGGCGGAGGAGTTCTCGCCAATTCCACTCTTCAGAAACGATTGCAGACCTGGGCAGAAAAGAATTCTGTGGAACTTTTTAGCCCGAAGAAAAAAATATATTGTACGGACAACGGGGCAATGGTAGCTACGTTGGGGTACTATTTGTTCCGGAAAGGTTACAAAAGAGATATCGATTTTACCGTAAGTCCTTCTAGACAGGAGATCTTTTCATGA
- the pssA gene encoding CDP-diacylglycerol--serine O-phosphatidyltransferase has product MKLKLSWVPNTITLGNLTMGFSAMLVASEAGSRGGSELQAYTLAGFFILLAALFDGLDGMVARALNATSELGADLDSLADLTAFGIAPGYLMYQMVLSEYKIDVFGKEDLFPIGMLVAAIFPICAAYRLARFNVAHDPKSFTGLPSPVAGVTVGFFPIFLNANSAPHWLTIIGFVLIAILMVSNIRYSKPQAAIKSKLNPTRIFLLIGGVTLLLVSIGVNRWPWLIYGLIFFYIFSGIMTFLIHLIQEFRVKLD; this is encoded by the coding sequence ATGAAACTCAAACTCAGCTGGGTTCCTAATACAATCACTCTTGGAAATCTCACGATGGGATTTAGTGCGATGCTCGTCGCTTCCGAAGCCGGATCCAGAGGTGGAAGCGAATTGCAGGCTTATACACTTGCAGGATTCTTTATATTGCTCGCGGCTCTTTTTGACGGACTGGACGGAATGGTCGCTCGTGCCCTAAATGCGACCTCGGAATTGGGGGCGGATTTGGATAGTCTTGCCGATCTCACCGCATTCGGAATCGCTCCCGGATATTTAATGTATCAGATGGTCCTTTCCGAATATAAGATCGATGTCTTCGGAAAAGAGGATCTTTTCCCGATCGGGATGCTCGTCGCGGCGATCTTTCCGATCTGCGCGGCGTATCGACTCGCGAGATTCAATGTGGCTCACGATCCGAAATCCTTTACTGGACTTCCTTCTCCGGTCGCAGGAGTGACCGTCGGATTTTTTCCGATTTTTTTAAACGCAAACTCGGCGCCTCATTGGCTCACGATCATCGGATTTGTTTTGATCGCGATTCTGATGGTCTCCAATATACGTTATTCGAAACCGCAAGCGGCCATCAAATCCAAACTCAATCCGACGAGGATCTTCCTTCTTATCGGGGGAGTGACCCTTCTTCTTGTATCGATCGGAGTAAATCGTTGGCCTTGGCTCATCTACGGATTGATTTTCTTTTATATCTTTTCCGGAATAATGACCTTTCTCATCCATCTGATTCAAGAATTCAGAGTGAAGCTCGATTAA
- a CDS encoding LIC12298 family protein has product MIIRSLQESANYQRKRGGLAGAGPNWRERTRAGESNLKSFADYLEEAFEGEVVQQGTWFADSLSELSKNNLKRI; this is encoded by the coding sequence ATGATCATTCGATCTCTGCAAGAATCAGCAAATTACCAGAGAAAACGTGGTGGTCTCGCAGGCGCTGGCCCTAATTGGAGGGAAAGAACTCGTGCGGGAGAATCCAATCTGAAATCCTTCGCGGATTATCTGGAAGAAGCGTTCGAAGGGGAAGTAGTTCAACAGGGGACCTGGTTTGCAGATTCTCTGTCTGAGCTCAGTAAAAACAACCTGAAGCGGATTTGA
- a CDS encoding JAB domain-containing protein produces the protein MKSGGKLSERLSPFPDPRARIAYEAESLQDWELLAVLLGRGNRAQPIDELSRNILHHSRGLGGLLQKKVSDLIQIPGVGPAKATTLLAAVEFARRLKWEALKGKRYSPEHLINYLSTSLIPKNRECFVLITLSPEGAVLRAEIVAVGSLEEVGVQSRDLLKIILNDAASSVIIAHNHPESSSKPSKDDLWIYKNFKKLLESLGLELIDQWIFGIDGIYSCKEGKVLQAETKC, from the coding sequence TTGAAGTCTGGCGGAAAACTCTCGGAAAGGTTGAGCCCTTTCCCGGATCCCAGAGCGCGCATAGCGTATGAAGCCGAGTCCCTGCAAGATTGGGAACTTTTGGCGGTACTTCTGGGAAGGGGAAATCGGGCTCAACCGATCGACGAACTGAGTCGGAATATTCTCCATCATAGCCGGGGCTTGGGCGGCCTTCTTCAGAAGAAGGTTTCGGATCTAATACAAATCCCAGGCGTCGGTCCGGCAAAGGCAACAACCTTGCTTGCGGCCGTAGAATTCGCAAGGCGTCTCAAATGGGAGGCTCTCAAGGGGAAACGTTATTCACCGGAGCATCTCATCAATTATCTTTCCACCAGTCTCATTCCCAAAAACAGAGAATGTTTTGTTCTGATTACACTTTCCCCCGAAGGTGCGGTTTTACGAGCCGAGATCGTAGCGGTGGGAAGTTTGGAAGAAGTGGGAGTGCAGAGCCGGGATCTTCTGAAGATCATCTTAAACGACGCGGCTTCTTCCGTAATCATCGCTCACAATCATCCCGAGTCGAGTTCGAAACCGAGTAAGGACGATCTTTGGATCTATAAGAATTTCAAAAAACTTTTGGAATCACTCGGATTAGAACTCATTGACCAATGGATTTTTGGAATTGACGGGATCTATTCGTGTAAGGAAGGTAAGGTTCTTCAGGCTGAAACGAAGTGTTGA
- a CDS encoding ABC transporter permease translates to MLKNLPILWILVRRDYALQFAGSALGISWMLVQNLSIILIYTIVFLFLHLKGNPESAVDYIGYAFSGLLFWVPLQEYMIRGTSILTENRQLIKRSPLGPEIFLWIPFVQMLIHFLVTAIPVLVVLGIFGKLNVFLFPLSILVISTVGILLSFVQGYLARANVILRDITPLIRLISQFFFWSLPILYLSSGFLHSVNVWNPLNFPLEVFRSVLLNDFVPVFHWKEFLPYLILFPSIGIFSRSKFHSVILDHL, encoded by the coding sequence GTGTTGAAAAATTTACCGATTCTTTGGATTTTAGTGAGGAGAGATTACGCCTTACAATTTGCCGGAAGCGCTCTCGGAATTTCTTGGATGCTCGTCCAGAATCTCAGCATCATTCTCATTTATACGATTGTTTTCTTATTCTTACATCTCAAGGGGAATCCGGAATCCGCGGTTGATTATATCGGCTACGCGTTTAGCGGACTTCTTTTTTGGGTTCCTCTTCAGGAATATATGATCCGAGGAACCTCCATTCTTACCGAAAATCGGCAGTTAATCAAAAGATCCCCTTTGGGTCCGGAGATATTTCTCTGGATTCCCTTTGTTCAGATGCTCATTCATTTTTTGGTGACGGCGATTCCGGTTCTGGTCGTTCTCGGTATATTCGGAAAATTGAATGTATTTTTGTTTCCTCTTTCGATTCTTGTGATTTCCACGGTCGGAATTCTTTTGTCTTTTGTGCAGGGTTATTTGGCGCGAGCGAACGTGATTCTTCGGGACATTACTCCTTTGATTCGACTGATTTCCCAATTCTTCTTTTGGTCTTTGCCGATCCTTTATTTGTCTTCCGGTTTTTTACATTCGGTCAACGTCTGGAATCCTCTCAACTTTCCCCTGGAAGTTTTTCGTTCCGTTTTGTTAAACGACTTCGTTCCGGTTTTTCATTGGAAGGAATTCCTTCCTTATCTGATTCTATTTCCTTCGATCGGAATTTTCTCCCGTTCTAAATTTCATTCGGTGATCCTGGACCATCTTTGA
- a CDS encoding ABC transporter ATP-binding protein has translation MSLKVENLHKVYKGFSGPSKRILNVLTLGFFGNDVRYDALKDISFQVEPGEIVGLIGRNGAGKSTLLKVLTGVSSYASGKITKNGTLRSILELGVGFNPELSGEENLYYNGLVWGLSPKEISSSMDEIFEFSGLKEFKNIPIKQYSSGMVMRLGFALATFSRPDILIVDEALAVGDASFQQKCLHRFRSFQEKGTMTLIVSHDLELLKSVCSRVLILEKGKLVFDGDPVEGFREYMQIIADSGSGEESILPLQKDSPLENLSLSLKYKGQINPKILPVGAEIEIEVGAKFQKDIPDLTVGFHIDDARGIRAFGTNTFHLGNSLKNILAGESITANFRLPLNFSAGKYSLGLALHEGDNHVGQSYLWKDGILSFELERLDLPKFEGAAWLPVKSSLKKDV, from the coding sequence TTGAGCCTGAAAGTAGAAAATCTTCATAAGGTCTACAAGGGATTTAGCGGACCTTCCAAAAGAATTCTCAACGTTCTTACTCTCGGGTTTTTTGGGAACGACGTACGTTATGACGCTCTCAAAGATATCAGCTTTCAGGTCGAGCCGGGAGAAATCGTAGGTTTGATCGGAAGAAACGGCGCGGGTAAGTCGACGCTCTTGAAAGTTTTGACCGGGGTTTCGTCTTACGCGTCCGGAAAGATCACAAAGAACGGAACGCTTCGTTCCATATTGGAATTGGGGGTCGGGTTCAATCCCGAACTTTCGGGGGAGGAAAATCTCTACTACAACGGTCTTGTCTGGGGACTCAGTCCGAAGGAAATATCTTCTTCGATGGACGAAATTTTCGAATTCTCGGGTTTAAAAGAATTTAAGAATATTCCAATTAAGCAATATTCTTCCGGGATGGTGATGCGCCTCGGTTTTGCATTGGCGACGTTTTCAAGACCGGATATTCTCATCGTGGACGAGGCCCTCGCGGTGGGGGATGCGAGCTTTCAACAAAAATGTCTGCACCGTTTTCGTTCCTTCCAAGAAAAAGGAACCATGACCTTGATCGTGAGCCACGATCTGGAACTTCTCAAATCCGTCTGTTCGAGGGTTTTGATTTTAGAAAAAGGCAAACTCGTGTTCGACGGAGATCCTGTGGAAGGATTTCGGGAATATATGCAGATCATCGCGGACTCCGGATCGGGAGAAGAATCGATTCTTCCCTTACAAAAGGATTCTCCCTTGGAAAACCTTTCTCTGAGTTTGAAATACAAGGGTCAGATCAATCCGAAAATTCTTCCCGTTGGAGCGGAGATCGAGATCGAGGTCGGAGCGAAGTTTCAGAAAGATATTCCGGATTTGACCGTGGGTTTTCATATCGACGACGCGAGAGGAATCCGTGCGTTCGGAACAAATACGTTTCACCTCGGCAATTCTTTGAAAAACATTCTCGCGGGAGAATCGATTACGGCGAACTTCCGACTTCCACTCAACTTTTCTGCGGGGAAATATTCTCTCGGTCTCGCTTTGCACGAAGGGGACAATCACGTAGGACAAAGTTATCTCTGGAAGGACGGAATTCTTTCCTTTGAACTGGAACGTCTGGATCTTCCGAAATTCGAAGGCGCCGCGTGGTTGCCGGTAAAAAGCAGTCTCAAAAAAGACGTTTGA
- a CDS encoding UDP-glucose dehydrogenase family protein — MKVCVIGSGYVGLVAGACFAEYGNQVICVDKDETKISNLKKGIIPIYEPGLSELVLNNAKEKRLEFTTSLKEGVEKTDLIFIAVGTPTLPDGSSDLSAVFAVAREIGKSINGYKVIVDKSTVPVGTAAQVKAIIANETKEEFDVVSNPEFLKEGAAIDDFMRPERVVIGSDTQRAGDLVAQLYSPFVLNGNPILRMGVVSAELTKYACNAFLATKISFSNEIANLCEVVGANYEDVRKGMGTDSRIGRQFLYAGIGYGGSCFPKDVRALIKTSEDEGAPLQIIRKVEEVNEAQKLRLYEKIVKFYGESNLSGKTFAVWGLSFKPGTDDMREAPSIPLLLQLHEKNVKLQVYDPVSKETSAVYFQGKVEYSADAYSALKGADALLLLTEWREFREPDFGKIKTLLKSNVIFDGRNQYSPELMKKEGFQYFSIGKPNV, encoded by the coding sequence ATGAAAGTTTGTGTGATTGGAAGCGGTTATGTCGGCCTCGTTGCGGGCGCTTGTTTTGCAGAATACGGAAATCAAGTGATCTGCGTCGATAAGGACGAAACGAAGATCTCAAATCTCAAAAAAGGAATCATTCCTATCTATGAACCCGGTCTTTCCGAACTCGTTTTGAACAACGCCAAGGAAAAGAGACTGGAGTTTACCACTTCTCTGAAAGAAGGAGTGGAAAAGACCGACCTCATTTTTATCGCTGTGGGAACTCCCACACTTCCCGACGGTTCCTCCGACCTTTCCGCCGTCTTTGCGGTCGCGAGAGAGATCGGAAAATCGATCAACGGTTACAAGGTCATCGTGGACAAATCCACGGTTCCGGTCGGAACTGCGGCCCAGGTCAAAGCGATCATCGCAAACGAGACAAAAGAAGAATTCGACGTCGTTTCCAATCCTGAATTCTTAAAAGAAGGGGCGGCGATCGACGACTTTATGCGCCCCGAAAGAGTTGTGATCGGTTCCGACACGCAGAGGGCGGGGGACTTGGTCGCACAACTCTATTCTCCTTTCGTATTAAACGGAAATCCGATTTTAAGAATGGGCGTCGTCTCCGCGGAACTTACGAAATATGCGTGCAACGCATTTCTTGCGACAAAGATCTCTTTTTCGAACGAGATCGCCAATCTCTGCGAAGTCGTAGGAGCAAACTACGAAGACGTTCGCAAAGGAATGGGAACCGACTCTCGGATCGGAAGACAATTCCTCTACGCGGGAATCGGTTACGGTGGTTCTTGTTTTCCAAAGGACGTTCGCGCTCTGATCAAAACTTCCGAAGATGAAGGCGCTCCTCTGCAGATCATTCGCAAAGTGGAAGAAGTCAACGAAGCCCAGAAACTCAGACTCTATGAGAAAATCGTAAAGTTTTATGGAGAATCGAATCTTTCCGGAAAAACCTTCGCGGTCTGGGGACTTTCCTTCAAACCGGGAACGGACGATATGAGAGAAGCTCCTTCCATTCCTCTTCTTTTGCAACTTCATGAGAAAAACGTAAAGTTGCAAGTCTACGATCCAGTTTCTAAGGAAACCTCGGCGGTTTACTTTCAAGGAAAAGTAGAATACTCCGCGGACGCTTATTCCGCACTCAAAGGCGCGGACGCGCTTCTTCTCCTTACGGAATGGAGAGAATTCAGAGAACCCGATTTCGGAAAGATCAAAACATTATTGAAATCGAACGTGATTTTCGACGGTAGAAATCAGTATTCTCCCGAGCTGATGAAAAAAGAAGGCTTCCAATACTTTTCGATCGGTAAGCCGAACGTCTGA
- a CDS encoding FG-GAP-like repeat-containing protein, whose translation MKRYNLLRFRIFSSLLPFLVSILIGSSLVHCWSNPFYKPPVECVSNINNSLCPKKNSFGLILTGVLAGFLYAENAVTVSNVANYSILQSGFLTGKAQTPAVYVSLDGQPGSIVPVDSLSSWRYQLPAPSVTGTFWKLGTRHKISISAVDSFGNIFGSKSINVIKGPNRDTNGDGFADALLSVSPSNAVVGYGLVFLGHGDTGNPSPTPDSILTDGQAGGTYFGDRIGSGDFNGDGYADMVIGAQASPAFGTIGAAFIFHSSGPNGIQSQNLLSGGSYNTLIQGQNSGERLGSVVLGGDVNNDGYDDAILTSPWLNGVSYIFYSQGSSGVPSKNLGAGGLADIKYLGAADNFGSSSSVGDINADGYMDLVVGAPTFNTNQGRVYIFISNAGVLPLTPQYLISPNAQCPPGGGCNYASSMVQLADFNGDSCADLAVTAQGYNTNRGLVFVYHSNCGGTNPFSNTPNTTLFGPSLSTCNGGTNCSFGASMSAGDINGDGFADLLVGANQTANNFGNAYIFQSAGSIGIQNVDLSSGGSGVAVFGGESAGLNFGIFTVLQDMNGDGLSDVLVSAPDPIATGASQVGKGKVHFFKTDPSTGLGNQNLNAGGKATATLTFSNGLSFGNSVAFDQIDLLESKISFLFR comes from the coding sequence GTGAAACGATATAACTTATTACGGTTTAGGATTTTTTCCTCTTTACTTCCTTTTTTAGTTTCAATTCTGATAGGCTCTTCTCTTGTCCATTGTTGGTCCAATCCCTTTTACAAACCGCCGGTCGAATGTGTAAGCAATATTAACAATTCGCTTTGTCCGAAGAAAAATTCGTTCGGGCTGATCCTTACCGGAGTCCTAGCCGGTTTCCTTTATGCCGAAAACGCAGTCACAGTATCTAATGTAGCAAATTATTCTATTCTTCAGTCTGGTTTTTTAACAGGTAAAGCGCAGACCCCGGCAGTGTATGTTTCTCTGGACGGTCAACCCGGAAGTATCGTTCCGGTGGATAGTCTTTCCTCATGGAGATATCAACTTCCCGCGCCTTCCGTTACGGGAACGTTTTGGAAATTAGGAACGAGACACAAGATTTCCATCAGTGCAGTCGATTCGTTTGGGAATATCTTCGGAAGTAAGTCAATCAATGTGATCAAGGGACCAAATCGTGATACCAACGGAGACGGGTTTGCGGATGCTCTTCTCTCTGTCTCTCCGAGTAACGCGGTCGTAGGGTACGGGCTTGTTTTTTTAGGCCACGGAGATACTGGAAATCCATCTCCAACGCCGGACTCTATTCTCACGGACGGTCAAGCGGGAGGAACCTATTTCGGAGATCGGATCGGTTCCGGCGATTTTAACGGAGACGGTTATGCGGATATGGTCATCGGTGCTCAAGCCTCACCCGCATTCGGTACGATCGGAGCCGCTTTTATATTTCACAGTTCCGGCCCGAACGGAATTCAAAGTCAAAATTTACTTTCCGGCGGTTCTTACAATACTTTGATCCAAGGGCAGAACAGCGGAGAACGACTCGGCTCAGTTGTGTTAGGCGGTGACGTAAATAACGACGGCTATGACGATGCGATCCTAACTTCCCCTTGGCTAAACGGCGTAAGTTATATTTTTTATAGCCAGGGGTCGTCCGGAGTTCCGTCCAAAAATTTAGGAGCCGGCGGATTGGCCGACATTAAGTATTTAGGGGCGGCGGATAACTTCGGTTCGAGTTCCAGCGTCGGGGATATCAACGCAGACGGATACATGGATCTAGTCGTAGGCGCTCCCACTTTCAATACAAACCAGGGAAGAGTTTATATCTTTATATCAAATGCGGGAGTTCTTCCTCTAACGCCGCAATATCTGATTTCGCCTAACGCGCAATGTCCTCCGGGGGGAGGATGCAATTACGCTTCGTCTATGGTTCAACTTGCCGATTTCAACGGAGATTCTTGCGCCGATCTCGCGGTAACGGCACAGGGATACAACACGAACAGAGGACTCGTCTTCGTCTATCATTCTAACTGCGGCGGGACAAATCCTTTTTCGAATACTCCCAATACGACTTTGTTCGGTCCGTCTCTTTCCACTTGCAACGGAGGAACCAATTGCTCTTTCGGCGCGTCTATGTCCGCTGGTGATATAAATGGGGACGGTTTTGCGGACCTCCTCGTCGGCGCCAATCAGACCGCGAATAATTTCGGGAACGCTTACATATTTCAAAGTGCGGGTTCGATCGGCATCCAGAACGTAGATTTGAGCTCCGGAGGCTCCGGAGTAGCTGTGTTCGGTGGGGAATCAGCAGGTTTAAATTTCGGAATTTTTACCGTTCTCCAGGATATGAACGGAGACGGATTGTCTGATGTGCTCGTTTCCGCACCGGATCCGATCGCAACAGGCGCTTCGCAGGTTGGAAAAGGTAAGGTTCATTTTTTTAAGACCGACCCTTCCACTGGGCTGGGGAATCAAAATCTGAACGCTGGCGGAAAGGCAACGGCCACTCTGACTTTTTCAAACGGACTTTCTTTTGGAAATTCGGTTGCCTTTGATCAAATCGATTTATTGGAATCGAAGATTTCCTTTCTTTTCCGTTAA
- a CDS encoding 5-(carboxyamino)imidazole ribonucleotide synthase, whose amino-acid sequence MLLPGAKLGVMGSGQLARMFALEAIPNGYEVSVYSPEQNSPAGGVGAKEFVFDYEDKDALLSFLRSIDALTFEFENIPDFALSTIEDFERNSDLIVRPSTSCIRIAQNRWKEKSAFREAGIPTVNFFSVFTEQDKNDVPKKVGYPCILKTNTMGYDGKGQIKCKSEDELITALSSLKELNHIVEEFFPFTSEASVIFARFQDGTISHYRPSLNIHKNHILDLTFHPGNFPSMIETKLVDYAKKLAEKIDYIGVFGIEFFIKEDRILCNEFAPRPHNSGHFSQDSGSLSQFSLQLRTLCNLPAPTEIPVRPVTMKNILGEDYKPESKLWMETLKNPHFRLHLYGKTEARKGRKMGHWNYSGPKPESAFEHWE is encoded by the coding sequence ATTCTTCTTCCGGGAGCAAAACTCGGGGTCATGGGCTCCGGTCAGTTAGCAAGAATGTTCGCACTGGAAGCGATTCCGAACGGCTATGAAGTTTCCGTTTATTCTCCGGAACAGAATTCTCCTGCAGGAGGTGTGGGCGCAAAAGAATTCGTCTTTGATTACGAAGACAAAGATGCGCTCCTCTCTTTTTTAAGATCGATCGACGCGCTCACATTCGAATTTGAGAATATTCCAGATTTTGCACTTTCCACAATTGAGGATTTTGAAAGGAATTCGGACCTGATCGTCCGTCCGTCGACAAGCTGTATTCGAATTGCACAGAACCGCTGGAAAGAAAAGTCCGCGTTTCGGGAAGCAGGAATCCCAACCGTGAACTTTTTTTCGGTCTTTACCGAACAGGATAAGAACGACGTTCCTAAAAAAGTCGGATATCCCTGTATTCTAAAAACCAATACGATGGGTTATGACGGGAAAGGGCAAATAAAGTGTAAGTCAGAGGATGAACTTATCACCGCGCTCTCCTCTCTCAAAGAACTCAATCACATCGTGGAGGAATTTTTTCCATTCACATCCGAAGCCTCCGTCATTTTTGCAAGATTTCAAGACGGAACGATTTCGCATTATCGTCCTTCATTAAACATTCATAAGAATCATATCCTGGATCTAACCTTTCATCCCGGAAACTTCCCTTCGATGATAGAAACCAAGCTCGTCGATTATGCGAAGAAACTTGCCGAGAAAATTGACTACATCGGAGTTTTTGGAATCGAATTTTTTATCAAAGAAGATCGAATCCTCTGCAATGAATTCGCACCAAGACCTCACAACTCGGGACATTTTAGTCAAGACAGCGGTTCTCTCTCTCAATTCTCCCTTCAGCTGAGAACCCTCTGTAATCTTCCGGCTCCAACTGAAATTCCAGTGAGGCCCGTGACGATGAAGAATATTCTTGGCGAAGACTACAAACCGGAATCGAAGCTCTGGATGGAAACATTAAAGAATCCTCATTTTCGTCTCCATCTGTATGGAAAGACGGAAGCCCGGAAGGGAAGAAAAATGGGTCATTGGAATTACTCGGGACCGAAGCCCGAGTCTGCTTTCGAACATTGGGAATAA
- the purE gene encoding 5-(carboxyamino)imidazole ribonucleotide mutase, whose translation MSAKVAIIMGSHSDWETMKEAELILNEFGVSVHKEIVSAHRSPELMLEFSKSARDAGFSVIIAGAGGAAHLPGMVASLTTLPVLGVPIQSKALNGLDSLLSIVQMPGGVPVGTLAIGVAGAKNAGLLAIRILSLQDSKLSEKLSKYRDQIREDALSKNKDLL comes from the coding sequence TTGAGCGCAAAAGTTGCAATCATTATGGGAAGTCATTCCGATTGGGAAACGATGAAAGAAGCCGAGCTCATTCTAAACGAGTTCGGCGTGTCCGTTCATAAGGAAATCGTTTCCGCGCACAGATCTCCCGAACTTATGTTAGAATTTTCTAAATCCGCAAGGGACGCGGGTTTTTCCGTCATCATCGCCGGCGCCGGCGGTGCGGCCCATCTTCCGGGAATGGTAGCCTCTCTGACGACGCTTCCCGTTCTCGGAGTTCCGATCCAAAGTAAAGCACTGAACGGACTGGACAGCCTTCTTTCCATCGTTCAAATGCCGGGCGGAGTTCCGGTTGGAACTCTTGCGATCGGGGTCGCCGGTGCAAAGAACGCAGGTCTACTTGCGATTCGAATTTTATCTCTCCAAGATTCGAAACTCTCTGAGAAACTTTCCAAATATAGGGATCAAATCCGCGAAGACGCACTTTCTAAGAATAAGGATCTTCTGTGA